One Gossypium hirsutum isolate 1008001.06 chromosome A11, Gossypium_hirsutum_v2.1, whole genome shotgun sequence genomic window carries:
- the LOC107940522 gene encoding protein DOG1-like 4, whose product MSILPRSSGASTGTKQKSKSGPTTFKTFFECWLVEQNQHLQDLVAISQTSTEEQSWCPVQKVLDHYEHYYKAKAEWSKQDVLAMLSPSSWTSTFEAAFLWIGGWRPTMAFHLLYSKSGIQLENQLYHLIHGLGKGDLGDLSPSQLVRIDKLQAKTVKEEKNISEKMAKYEGTLADSCMVKLTHMVSEMMRRGDGYEEGVGVEVEVEVELAMELKKERLKEMLRRADDLRLKTLKALIDIMTPSQGVHYLIAAAELHLRIHEWGKVRDGKRLSSLT is encoded by the coding sequence ATGTCTATACTTCCAAGAAGTTCCGGTGCCAGTACCGGTACCAAACAGAAGTCGAAATCTGGACCTACAACATTTAAAACCTTCTTCGAATGTTGGCTAGTAGAACAAAACCAACACCTGCAAGACCTAGTTGCCATATCCCAAACCAGTACAGAAGAGCAAAGCTGGTGTCCTGTCCAAAAGGTATTAGACCATTACGAGCACTATTACAAAGCCAAAGCCGAATGGAGTAAACAAGACGTATTGGCCATGTTATCACCTTCATCCTGGACCAGTACATTCGAAGCTGCTTTCCTTTGGATCGGTGGTTGGCGACCAACAATGGCTTTTCACTTACTTTATTCAAAATCAGGAATTCAATTAGAAAACCAACTTTACCATCTCATCCATGGACTAGGTAAAGGTGATTTAGGTGACTTATCGCCGAGTCAACTCGTGAGAATCGATAAGTTGCAGGCAAAGACTgttaaagaagagaaaaacatAAGTGAGAAGATGGCTAAATATGAAGGAACATTGGCTGATTCGTGTATGGTTAAGTTAACTCATATGGTATCTGAAATGATGAGGAGAGGAGATGGATATGAAGAAGGTGTTGGTGTTGAAGTTGAAGTTGAAGTTGaattagctatggaattaaagaaagaaaggttgaagGAGATGTTGCGAAGAGCTGATGATCTTAGGTTGAAGACATTGAAAGCTTTGATTGACATCATGACACCAAGTCAAGGCGTCCATTATTTGATTGCTGCTGCTGAACTCCATCTTAGGATTCATGAATGGGGTAAAGTGAGAGATGGTAAACGATTATCGAGTTTGACTTGA
- the LOC107940527 gene encoding zinc finger A20 and AN1 domain-containing stress-associated protein 8, with product MESHDETGCQAPEGPILCINNCGFFGSAATMNMCSKCHKAMILKQEQAQLAASSIGSIVNGSSTGNGKEPAVATALDVQSGNADTKMVSTELPIDPSGTTSCGMKMKEGPNRCTKCCKRVGLTGFNCRCGNLFCAAHRYSDKHDCPFDYRAAARNAIAKANPVVRAEKLDKI from the coding sequence ATGGAGTCTCACGATGAGACAGGGTGCCAAGCCCCAGAAGGCCCCATTCTTTGTATCAACAACTGTGGCTTCTTCGGCAGTGCAGCTACCATGAATATGTGCTCCAAGTGTCACAAAGCGATGATCCTGAAGCAGGAACAGGCGCAACTTGCAGCATCATCAATCGGAAGCATCGTGAATGGCAGCTCAACTGGGAACGGTAAGGAACCAGCCGTGGCTACTGCTTTGGATGTACAATCTGGAAACGCCGACACCAAAATGGTCTCAACAGAGCTACCCATTGACCCATCCGGAACGACTTCATGTGGGATGAAAATGAAAGAGGGTCCTAACAGGTGTACCAAATGCTGTAAACGTGTTGGTTTGACAGGATTTAACTGCAGGTGTGGAAACCTCTTCTGTGCAGCTCATCGTTACTCCGACAAACATGACTGCCCTTTCGATTACCGAGCTGCTGCTCGCAATGCTATTGCTAAAGCCAACCCAGTTGTTCGGGCAGAGAAGCTCGATAAAATCTGA
- the LOC107940520 gene encoding arabinogalactan protein 23 produces MDMKKISTAIIVAAASMSAVMAASAPATSPSASGTGPGPISSPESGPAPGPDSSVAAATLPVLGSLVGASIVSLFSYILH; encoded by the coding sequence ATGGACATGAAGAAGATCTCCACCGCCATCATTGTTGCCGCTGCCTCAATGAGCGCCGTCATGGCCGCCAGTGCACCAGCTACTTCACCTTCCGCAAGTGGTACTGGGCCTGGGCCTATCTCCTCTCCTGAATCTGGTCCAGCACCTGGACCAGACTCCAGCGTCGCTGCTGCTACCTTGCCTGTTCTTGGATCATTGGTCGGGGCTTCcattgtttctttgttttcttacATTCTCCACTAA
- the LOC121209499 gene encoding arabinogalactan protein 23 — protein MDMKKVSTAIIVAAASMSAVMAADAPAASPSAGGSSPSSSPAFAPAAGPDSSVAAATLPVLGSLVGASIVSLFSYILQ, from the coding sequence ATGGACATGAAGAAGGTCTCCACCGCCATCATTGTTGCTGCCGCCTCAATGAGCGCCGTCATGGCCGCAGATGCACCTGCTGCTTCCCCTTCCGCAGGTGGTTCTAGCCCTAGCTCCTCTCCCGCTTTCGCCCCAGCAGCTGGCCCGGATTCCAGCGTCGCTGCCGCCACTTTGCCTGTTCTTGGATCATTGGTTGGGGCTTCcattgtttctttgttttcttacATTCTCCAGTAA
- the LOC107940519 gene encoding arabinogalactan protein 23 has product MDMKKVSTAIIVAAASISAVMAAGAPAPSPSAGGSSPSSSPASAVAPGADSSVAAATLPVLGSLVGASIVSLFSYMLQ; this is encoded by the coding sequence ATGGACATGAAGAAGGTCTCCACCGCCATCATTGTTGCTGCCGCCTCAATAAGCGCCGTCATGGCTGCCGGTGCACCTGCTCCTTCCCCTTCAGCCGGTGGTTCTAGTCCTAGCTCCTCTCCTGCTTCCGCCGTAGCACCAGGAGCCGATTCCAGCGTGGCTGCCGCAACCTTGCCTGTTCTTGGATCATTGGTTGGGGCTTCcattgtttctttgttttcttacATGCTGCAGTAA